The DNA segment ACTGAGATTTATCTGGCTATGGTGCTGTTCGCCTTCTCGACCAGTATCACTCCCGGCCCAAACAACATGCTAATTTTAAGCTCTGGACTCAATCACGGGGTCAAGCGTAGCTTGCCGCATCTGCTGGGCATCGCCTTTGGCTTCCCCGTGATGATCATTATGATCGGCATTGGTCTCGGCACTATCTTTGAACGCTTCCCCATCCTGCACGAAATCATCAAGGTGCTCGGGGTGCTATACATGCTATATCTGGCGTGGATGATTGCGACTTCCAAGCCAAAGGATTTTGCCATTAGTCGTGGCAAACCGATGGGATTCTGGCAGGCGTTTTTCTTTCAGTGGGTCAATCCCAAAGGCTGGATTATGGCGCTCGGTGCCATCGCGGCGTATACCTCACTGAGTCACGACATGATTGTGCAGGCGATGATTATAGCCTTGGTATTTTTACTGGTGGGGCCACCTTGTACGGCATGCTGGTTATTCTTAGGGGCCAGTCTGAAGCATCTTTTGCAAAAACCGCATCAACAGCGCATTTTTAATGTCACGATGGCGTTATTATTAGTCGTCTCGATTGCACCCATTATTCAAGAGTTAATCATGAAATGGCTCTAGATCGATGCCATCTCATTTTTCACAACTGATCGCTCATCACTATGCTGACCTGCCCATGTAATCCTAATCATCTGCTTAGTCACTGCTGCGGCGTCTATCATGCGGGCACACCTGCCCCAGATGCAGAGCGCTTAATGCGATCACGCTATAGTGCTTATGCACTGGGACTCATTGATTACTTAGTCGCGACAACGCTGCCCGCACAGCAGTCTTTAATTGACCGTGCGGGGATTGAAGCGTGGTCAACCCGCAGTACGTGGCTGGGTTTGAGCGTTGAAAATCACACCGCGCTTACCGATAAACGCCATGCGACGGTCACTTTCACTGCGCGTTGGGCTGATGACAAAGCGCCAGATGCCGCAGCAAGAGCGGTGACACATCGCGAGCAATCAGGCTTTGTCAAAATTGCGGAGCGTTGGTATTTTCTGGACCCTACAGCAGCGCTCAAAATGGGCCGCAATGACCCGTGTCCTTGTGGGTCGGGTCAGAAGTTCAAGAAATGCTGTGCAGCTTGGCTAGAGTAAGACTCCGCATTAATCGGCTTTAGGTGTACCCACCAGCGCCAGTTCAGCACGCATGGCATCAATCACAGTTTTATAATCAGGCTGATTAAAGATCGCTGAGCCTGCCACAAACATGTCCGCACCCGCTTCAGCAATCGCACGAATGTTTTTAACATTCACGCCGCCATCGACTTCCAGACGAATATCGGTGCGACCACTTTGCTCGATTTTTTGTCGGGCGAGACGTAACTTATCCAGCGTGCCTGGAATAAAGCTTTGCCCACCAAAACCAGGGTTCACGCTCATTAAGAGCACTTGATCAACCTTATCCATCACATAATCAAGATAATGCAGTGGCGTTGCTGGGTTAAACACCAAACCCGCTTTAGCACCGCCGGATTTGATCAACTGCAACGAACGATCAATATGATGGGAAGCCTCAGGATGGAAGGTGATAATGCTGGCACCAGCCTCTAGAAAATACTCAATCATGCGGTCTACAGGTTCAACCATCAAATGCACATCAATCGGTGCGGTGATCCCGTAGCTTCGTAGTGCGGTACAGATCATCGAACCAAAGGTCAGATTCGGCACATAGTGATTGTCCATCACATCAAAATGCACCACGTCAGCACCCGCCGTCAAAACACGCTCGACATCTTCGCCTAAACGCGCAAAATCAGCAGACAAAATTGAGGGGGCAATCCAATAAGGTTGAGTCATAGCAAGCTCGGAGATCAGGATCTAGATCGGGAAATGATGAGCGACACACTAACAGAAAACACCGCGATTGGGGAACCAATACGCGGTGCTTTTCAGGTCTTGATGAATAATTGCTGTGCAGTTGAGCCATCCTGATAATAGGTTAACGCAGATGTGGATTGATCACCGCTTTAGCATATGACTCTGTTGCAATCTCAGTAATCTCGACGCACAGTTGCAGATGCGCAGCATGATATCCAACAAAAATACGATTCAGCTCATTTAGCAGCCGCTGCGATAGCGCCTGCTGAACCTCCAGCGTTCGACCTTTTAAAATCGAAAGCCTGACATGCACAAAAGCACGAGCTTCCGATGCCGCACCCACTTGAAATATCGAAAGTGGGATAGCACGACTCTTGATATCGACTTCGTCAAATAGACCCGACTCGATGAGTGAGAGATTGAGGCGGTTCAATGCATCTCTCACATTAACATCCGTTAAGTTATCTGTA comes from the Aquirhabdus parva genome and includes:
- a CDS encoding LysE family translocator, yielding MTEIYLAMVLFAFSTSITPGPNNMLILSSGLNHGVKRSLPHLLGIAFGFPVMIIMIGIGLGTIFERFPILHEIIKVLGVLYMLYLAWMIATSKPKDFAISRGKPMGFWQAFFFQWVNPKGWIMALGAIAAYTSLSHDMIVQAMIIALVFLLVGPPCTACWLFLGASLKHLLQKPHQQRIFNVTMALLLVVSIAPIIQELIMKWL
- a CDS encoding YchJ family protein; its protein translation is MLTCPCNPNHLLSHCCGVYHAGTPAPDAERLMRSRYSAYALGLIDYLVATTLPAQQSLIDRAGIEAWSTRSTWLGLSVENHTALTDKRHATVTFTARWADDKAPDAAARAVTHREQSGFVKIAERWYFLDPTAALKMGRNDPCPCGSGQKFKKCCAAWLE
- the rpe gene encoding ribulose-phosphate 3-epimerase, which gives rise to MTQPYWIAPSILSADFARLGEDVERVLTAGADVVHFDVMDNHYVPNLTFGSMICTALRSYGITAPIDVHLMVEPVDRMIEYFLEAGASIITFHPEASHHIDRSLQLIKSGGAKAGLVFNPATPLHYLDYVMDKVDQVLLMSVNPGFGGQSFIPGTLDKLRLARQKIEQSGRTDIRLEVDGGVNVKNIRAIAEAGADMFVAGSAIFNQPDYKTVIDAMRAELALVGTPKAD
- a CDS encoding 5-carboxymethyl-2-hydroxymuconate Delta-isomerase — its product is MPHLTLEYTDNLTDVNVRDALNRLNLSLIESGLFDEVDIKSRAIPLSIFQVGAASEARAFVHVRLSILKGRTLEVQQALSQRLLNELNRIFVGYHAAHLQLCVEITEIATESYAKAVINPHLR